One Alphaproteobacteria bacterium LSUCC0396 genomic region harbors:
- a CDS encoding arsenate reductase ArsC yields MSATPLNILFLCTGNSARSLIAEGVLRHLGDGLFKAFSAGSQPTGAPNPFALRVLAAHDIETGFAASKAWDIFAGDDAPAMDLIVTVCDNAAGETCPIWPGHPQVAHWGVVDPAAANGSDDEILAAFQTTYAEMSSRISALIAAHPDTETIGDIARAIGAQAAGRS; encoded by the coding sequence ATGTCAGCAACGCCTCTAAATATTCTGTTCCTTTGTACTGGAAATTCGGCGCGATCATTGATTGCCGAGGGTGTGCTGCGTCATTTGGGCGATGGTCTTTTTAAGGCATTTTCGGCCGGATCCCAGCCGACCGGTGCGCCAAATCCGTTCGCGCTGCGGGTGCTTGCCGCACATGATATCGAGACCGGCTTTGCCGCATCGAAAGCTTGGGATATTTTTGCCGGTGATGATGCGCCGGCTATGGATTTGATTGTAACGGTTTGCGATAATGCAGCTGGTGAGACCTGCCCGATCTGGCCGGGTCATCCACAGGTGGCGCATTGGGGCGTTGTCGATCCGGCTGCTGCAAATGGCAGTGACGACGAAATTCTAGCGGCCTTTCAAACAACCTATGCCGAGATGAGTTCGCGAATTAGCGCGTTAATCGCGGCGCATCCCGATACAGAAACCATTGGCGATATTGCGCGGGCCATCGGCGCGCAAGCGGCAGGCCGGTCATGA
- a CDS encoding DUF2256 domain-containing protein codes for MPKMVRKANLPEKICASCGRPFQWRKKWARDWEQVRYCSKRCQGVGASASPQPPR; via the coding sequence ATGCCAAAAATGGTTCGAAAAGCCAATTTGCCGGAAAAGATTTGTGCCAGTTGTGGACGGCCCTTTCAATGGCGGAAAAAATGGGCGCGTGACTGGGAACAGGTTCGCTATTGCTCAAAACGTTGTCAGGGCGTCGGGGCATCGGCATCACCCCAGCCGCCCAGATAG
- a CDS encoding efflux RND transporter periplasmic adaptor subunit, giving the protein MKWKPSYLLAGLFAAAVTGWMLSDDLLGKAEGEAPVASVSATTSPEAASSGDSSGAAKKGLIVAAVEVKNQPITRVVRASGVSEAEFEMTVSAKADGQIISLDAVEGSDIRAGDVLVRLDKGTLVEQISAAKANLEVAKRRREVTERLAKENFSAPLEQAERAAAYATAKVNLRKLEEQLSDTVIVAPVSGLLETLHVEKGERVRRDTATATLLGLDTLSVVVAVPQNEVSRIELGTKVKVEIAGNGSRHGTVSKIASKSNAATRTFDVTIDLPNHDRKLRVGMSVEATINAGTLEAFAMSPAHLSVAENGALAAKIVVDGKAVTMPVEVVRSGAEMVFVSGLPDGAILLTVGQGFVEDGAVVTYKLTSAS; this is encoded by the coding sequence ATGAAATGGAAACCCTCTTATTTGTTGGCAGGCCTGTTTGCGGCGGCTGTAACCGGCTGGATGCTGTCTGATGATCTGCTTGGCAAGGCCGAGGGTGAAGCGCCGGTTGCCAGCGTGTCAGCGACCACATCGCCAGAAGCGGCATCATCCGGGGATTCATCTGGGGCAGCGAAAAAGGGACTGATTGTTGCGGCGGTCGAGGTGAAGAACCAGCCGATTACTCGCGTTGTGCGGGCCAGCGGTGTCAGTGAGGCCGAATTTGAAATGACCGTTTCGGCAAAGGCCGATGGACAGATTATCTCGCTGGATGCGGTTGAGGGCAGTGATATCAGGGCTGGTGATGTGCTGGTGCGCCTTGATAAAGGCACCCTCGTCGAACAGATCAGCGCGGCCAAGGCGAATTTAGAGGTGGCAAAGCGACGCCGCGAGGTGACCGAGCGTCTGGCAAAAGAAAATTTCAGTGCGCCATTAGAACAGGCCGAACGTGCCGCCGCCTATGCCACCGCCAAGGTAAATCTGCGCAAACTTGAAGAACAGTTAAGCGATACTGTCATTGTTGCGCCGGTATCTGGTCTGCTGGAAACATTGCATGTTGAAAAGGGTGAGCGTGTTCGTCGCGATACCGCAACGGCAACTCTGTTGGGGCTTGATACGCTGTCAGTTGTTGTGGCAGTGCCGCAAAACGAGGTCTCACGGATTGAGCTTGGAACCAAGGTTAAGGTTGAAATTGCCGGCAATGGGTCGCGTCATGGAACCGTGTCAAAGATTGCGTCAAAATCAAATGCTGCAACCCGCACATTTGACGTAACGATTGATTTGCCTAATCATGATCGGAAATTACGCGTCGGGATGAGCGTTGAAGCCACCATTAACGCTGGCACGCTTGAGGCATTTGCAATGTCGCCAGCGCATCTGTCGGTCGCCGAAAACGGCGCATTGGCGGCAAAAATCGTGGTTGATGGCAAAGCTGTTACCATGCCGGTTGAGGTTGTACGTTCGGGCGCGGAAATGGTGTTTGTTTCCGGATTGCCGGATGGGGCTATTTTGCTGACCGTCGGCCAAGGCTTTGTCGAGGATGGCGCTGTCGTCACTTATAAGCTTACGAGCGCATCATGA
- a CDS encoding GMC family oxidoreductase: MASFDYIIIGAGSAGCVLADRLSSSGKFRVLLVEAGPSDDRFWVRTPIGYGMLFNDSRVNWRYRTNAETGLDNRQLYWPRGKVLGGSSSINALVYHHGQPADYDDWAAAGNSGWDYHSIKPIYNSFEDIIRNDDQRPMIGKLTVSDVADEYHPLKSHFFSMANEMGLHNDAACRLDGEGLYPYFITTRRGVRCSSSKAFLHPAASRPNLTVMTDCMATRIEVRDGRAIAVHLMQQGAPVRLAADGEIIISAGAVNSPQLLQLSGIGPGAISQRNGIDVMLDQPNVGLHLSDHLGVNYYQRASCATLNSVFGSWPRIGLAGLQYLFTKKGPLSLGVNQLGGLLRARADAPRPDTQIYINPITYRPPPPGGRRPFLPDREPGFIFSFNSCRPFSTGRIEINTPDWRQPPLIFGNYLSDPRDLDDVIHMARLVGRMQDSAAVGQILAAPPETPLSRLSDDAIIDDFRARSGTVYHPCGTCRMGPDAAHAVVDPALRVHGIDRLRIADASVFPNITSANLNAPTIMLAHKAAQLVLQDRQG; encoded by the coding sequence ATGGCAAGTTTTGACTATATCATTATTGGCGCTGGCTCGGCCGGCTGCGTTCTTGCTGATCGGCTAAGCAGCAGCGGTAAATTTCGTGTTTTGCTTGTTGAGGCGGGGCCGTCGGACGACCGGTTCTGGGTTCGAACGCCGATTGGTTACGGCATGCTTTTTAATGATAGCCGCGTTAATTGGCGCTATCGCACCAATGCCGAAACTGGCCTGGACAACCGCCAGCTCTATTGGCCGCGGGGCAAGGTTCTTGGCGGATCAAGCTCGATCAATGCGCTGGTTTATCATCATGGCCAGCCAGCTGATTATGATGATTGGGCAGCAGCCGGCAACTCCGGTTGGGATTATCATTCGATCAAGCCGATTTACAATAGCTTTGAAGACATCATCCGCAATGATGATCAGCGGCCCATGATTGGCAAATTGACGGTTAGCGACGTTGCGGATGAATATCACCCGTTGAAATCACATTTCTTCTCGATGGCGAACGAGATGGGGCTTCATAATGACGCTGCCTGCAGGCTCGATGGTGAGGGTCTTTATCCGTATTTTATTACGACACGTCGCGGGGTGCGTTGTTCGTCATCAAAGGCATTTCTGCATCCGGCAGCCTCGCGGCCAAATCTGACGGTTATGACAGATTGCATGGCAACGCGGATTGAAGTGCGTGATGGGCGTGCGATCGCGGTTCATTTAATGCAGCAAGGTGCGCCGGTTCGCCTCGCGGCTGATGGCGAAATCATCATATCGGCTGGGGCGGTGAACTCGCCGCAACTGCTGCAATTATCAGGTATCGGGCCGGGGGCGATCAGCCAGCGCAACGGCATTGATGTTATGCTTGATCAGCCGAATGTCGGGTTACATCTATCAGATCATCTTGGGGTGAATTATTATCAGCGGGCGAGCTGTGCGACCTTGAACTCAGTTTTTGGAAGCTGGCCGCGTATCGGCCTTGCTGGTCTGCAATATTTGTTTACCAAGAAAGGTCCGCTATCGCTTGGGGTCAACCAGCTTGGCGGATTGCTTCGCGCGCGCGCCGATGCGCCACGACCCGATACGCAGATTTATATCAATCCGATTACCTATCGTCCGCCGCCGCCAGGTGGCCGTCGGCCATTCCTGCCTGACCGGGAACCGGGCTTTATCTTCAGCTTTAATTCCTGCCGCCCCTTCAGTACCGGACGGATTGAAATCAATACCCCCGATTGGCGCCAGCCACCATTGATTTTTGGCAATTACCTCTCTGATCCCCGCGATCTGGACGATGTAATCCATATGGCGCGGCTGGTCGGCCGGATGCAGGATAGCGCTGCGGTTGGCCAGATCTTGGCCGCGCCGCCTGAAACGCCGTTATCACGCCTGTCAGACGATGCGATTATTGACGATTTCCGCGCCCGCAGCGGCACGGTCTACCATCCTTGTGGAACCTGCCGAATGGGACCTGATGCGGCGCATGCCGTTGTTGATCCGGCGCTGCGTGTGCATGGGATTGACCGGCTTCGGATTGCCGATGCGTCGGTTTTTCCAAATATAACCTCGGCCAATTTAAACGCGCCGACGATCATGCTTGCCCATAAGGCGGCGCAGCTTGTTCTGCAAGATCGGCAAGGCTAG
- the typA gene encoding translational GTPase TypA, which yields MTQELRNIAIIAHVDHGKTTLIDSIMKQSGMFRENQQVDERLMDSGDLEKERGITILAKPTSVMWKNVRINIIDTPGHADFGGEVERVLGMADGVILLTDAAEGPMPQTKFVLGKALAQGLRPIVIINKIDRSDGRPEEVVDEVFDLFVALDANEEQLDFPILYASGRSGWCVRDLDDPRDNLHPLLDVILDHVKPPQVDHEAPFAMLATLLDSDPYLGRCLVGRVVQGSASVNASVRGLNLDGKIVETGRLTKLMKFEGMSRIPVDHVQAGDIICIAGLAKTSVSDTICSPEVTVPLQSTPIDPPTMSVTITVNDSPLAGREGKKVTSTAIRERLLAEAETNVAITFNESGTKDSFEIGGRGELQLGVLIETMRREGFEMTVSRPRVLYQKDEAGQRLEPMEEVTIDVDEEFSSTVVDSLNRRKGEMLDMRAAGAGKTRLVFRAPSRGLIGYQSRFLTQTRGTGVLNRIFDSYAPHKGPIEGRRNGALISTDSGVAVAYALFNLQDRGQMFVAPQTPVYQGMIVGEHSRDNDLEINVLKGKQLTNVRASGSDEAVKLVPPRRMSLEEMMAYINEDELLEVTPQSLRLRKMYLCPHERKKAARA from the coding sequence ATGACCCAAGAGCTACGCAATATAGCCATCATTGCCCATGTTGATCATGGCAAAACCACGCTAATTGACTCGATCATGAAACAAAGCGGTATGTTCCGCGAAAACCAGCAGGTCGATGAGCGGCTGATGGATTCCGGTGATCTTGAAAAAGAACGCGGCATTACCATCCTCGCCAAGCCAACATCGGTGATGTGGAAAAATGTTCGTATCAATATCATTGATACCCCGGGTCACGCCGATTTCGGCGGTGAGGTCGAGCGCGTTCTTGGTATGGCCGATGGGGTGATCTTGTTGACCGATGCTGCCGAAGGGCCAATGCCGCAGACAAAATTTGTGCTTGGTAAGGCGTTGGCACAAGGGCTGCGGCCGATTGTGATCATCAATAAGATTGACCGTAGTGATGGCCGCCCAGAAGAAGTGGTGGACGAAGTGTTCGATCTGTTTGTCGCGCTTGATGCGAATGAAGAACAGCTTGATTTCCCCATTCTCTACGCATCTGGCCGCAGTGGCTGGTGTGTTCGCGATCTGGATGATCCGCGCGATAATCTACACCCGCTTTTGGATGTTATTCTCGATCATGTTAAGCCGCCGCAGGTTGACCATGAGGCGCCGTTTGCGATGTTGGCAACTCTGCTCGACAGCGACCCCTATCTTGGTCGTTGTCTTGTTGGCCGTGTTGTTCAGGGCAGCGCATCAGTCAATGCCAGTGTTCGCGGGCTTAATCTTGACGGCAAAATTGTCGAGACAGGCCGTTTGACCAAATTGATGAAATTCGAAGGCATGTCGCGCATTCCGGTTGATCATGTTCAGGCTGGCGACATTATCTGTATCGCTGGATTGGCCAAAACATCGGTTTCCGACACGATTTGCTCGCCCGAAGTCACCGTGCCATTGCAGTCAACCCCGATTGACCCGCCAACAATGTCGGTCACAATCACGGTAAATGACTCGCCTCTGGCTGGGCGTGAGGGCAAAAAGGTCACCTCGACAGCGATCCGTGAGCGGTTATTGGCCGAGGCTGAAACCAATGTTGCGATCACCTTTAACGAAAGTGGCACCAAGGATTCGTTCGAGATTGGTGGCCGCGGCGAATTGCAGCTGGGCGTGCTGATCGAAACCATGCGCCGTGAAGGGTTTGAAATGACCGTGTCGCGGCCACGGGTTCTCTACCAGAAAGACGAAGCCGGCCAGCGGCTAGAGCCAATGGAAGAGGTGACAATCGATGTTGATGAGGAATTTTCTAGCACCGTTGTGGATAGTCTGAACCGCCGCAAGGGTGAGATGCTGGATATGCGCGCCGCCGGTGCGGGCAAAACCCGTCTTGTGTTCCGCGCCCCATCACGCGGCCTGATCGGTTATCAAAGCCGCTTTTTGACCCAGACCCGTGGGACAGGTGTACTGAACCGTATCTTTGATTCATACGCCCCGCATAAAGGCCCGATCGAAGGTCGCCGTAATGGCGCGCTGATCTCGACTGATTCAGGTGTTGCGGTTGCCTATGCGCTGTTCAACCTGCAAGATCGCGGGCAGATGTTTGTGGCCCCGCAAACGCCGGTTTATCAGGGCATGATCGTTGGCGAACATAGCCGTGATAATGATCTCGAGATCAATGTTCTAAAGGGCAAGCAGCTGACCAACGTTCGCGCGTCAGGTTCGGATGAAGCGGTCAAGCTGGTGCCGCCGCGCCGTATGTCACTTGAAGAGATGATGGCCTATATCAATGAAGATGAATTGCTAGAGGTCACGCCGCAAAGCCTGCGTTTGAGAAAGATGTATCTGTGCCCGCATGAACGCAAAAAAGCCGCCCGCGCGTAG
- a CDS encoding efflux RND transporter permease subunit, translated as MNQIIEAAFSRAGAVLVAMVMLFAVGVSSYFKIPKEAKPDIDIPVAYVSVSYDGISPEDAERLLVKPLEKQLRSVEGLDKMTSISAEGYGSVSLEFAAGEDIDQAIADVRKAVDDAKPDLPPDADEPKIVEVSLSLFPVLTAALYGPVPEREMVQAARRIKDRLEALPSILKVDIGGDRKEILEILVDAAAIEAYGLDPAAVTQLVRNNNQLVTAGAIDDGGGRLVVKVPGVLESVDDLINMPIKAKDGNSIRFGDVAVVRRTFQQAQGWSRVNGEKAIVLDVRKRVGSNVIEVVEAARAIIDAAAPQIGAEVKVSYLFDDSKQVRNMLRDLGNNVGAAVIIVMVVVLAMLGLRNATLVGLAIPGSFFVGITALNALGITMNIVVLFSLILVAGMLVDGVIVTTEYADRQIAMGKDRREAYKIGAQRMAWPIISSTITTLMVFMPLLFWPGIVGQFMQYLPMTVIAVLTASLMMALIFIPVLGGFIGKRRVDTATISATAPRFYRSILKFAVRRPFIVMTSVITFMVVSFTGYVSAGLGVSFFPDIEPDQAQVQVLARGDLSAKERDLLVKATEDSILTQPGIRDFYGKSFRSGGAGNQAPRDSVGTIRTVFADWQERDKASVLIDGMRARVAPLAGAEFSIQKQQQGPGSAQPIRIDIVGNSLAEIGAATNDIIDRMNKIGGFVDVTDSRPLPGTEWSLVTDRDAASRHGVSISGLGMMIKMLTRGMRISDYRPDDSEDELDVVMRFMGDQRNLDRLKELRVPTVDGSYVPLSVFASLEPRVKGGDIERKDGQRYMYINASVESGLLPVDLINKLRQSLAETPVKGAVDVQFGGEDEDIAETQSFLGTAFGISMLLMVIVLMVQFNSGWQAIVTMSAIILSTGGVFLGLWVTSRPFGIVMSGLGVIALAGIVVNNNIVLIDTFNEYRSRGYSATEAAFRSGLVRFRPVILTAVTTILGLIPMVFEMTIILVDREILVGAPSSQWWTQLSSTIAGGLTFATVLTLVATPSMLVLGETVPRQIGNGVRFILRRPRLA; from the coding sequence ATGAATCAAATCATCGAGGCAGCATTTTCGCGCGCTGGCGCTGTTCTAGTTGCCATGGTGATGCTGTTTGCGGTTGGCGTTTCATCCTATTTCAAGATTCCCAAAGAAGCCAAACCCGATATTGATATTCCGGTTGCTTATGTATCGGTGTCGTATGACGGCATTTCGCCTGAAGACGCCGAACGGCTGTTGGTCAAGCCACTGGAAAAACAGCTTCGGTCGGTTGAGGGTCTGGACAAGATGACCTCAATCTCGGCCGAGGGTTACGGTTCGGTGTCACTGGAATTTGCCGCTGGCGAAGATATTGATCAAGCCATTGCCGATGTGCGCAAGGCGGTTGATGACGCCAAGCCTGATTTGCCACCAGATGCCGATGAACCAAAAATTGTCGAGGTTAGCCTTTCGCTATTTCCGGTTTTGACGGCGGCGCTGTATGGGCCTGTGCCTGAACGTGAAATGGTGCAGGCGGCGCGCCGTATTAAAGACCGGTTGGAGGCTTTGCCCAGTATTCTAAAGGTTGATATTGGCGGTGACCGCAAAGAAATTCTGGAAATTCTGGTCGATGCGGCAGCGATAGAGGCCTATGGCCTAGATCCGGCAGCGGTAACCCAGCTTGTGCGCAACAATAATCAACTGGTGACGGCCGGTGCGATTGACGATGGTGGCGGGCGGCTTGTTGTGAAGGTTCCCGGCGTTTTGGAATCGGTTGATGATTTGATCAATATGCCGATCAAGGCAAAGGATGGAAACAGCATCCGGTTTGGCGATGTGGCTGTGGTGCGCCGTACCTTTCAGCAGGCCCAAGGCTGGTCACGGGTGAATGGCGAAAAGGCGATCGTTCTTGATGTTCGCAAACGGGTCGGCTCGAACGTGATCGAAGTGGTTGAGGCAGCGCGCGCAATTATTGATGCAGCTGCCCCGCAAATCGGTGCCGAGGTAAAGGTCAGCTATCTGTTTGATGACTCAAAGCAGGTACGCAATATGTTACGCGATCTTGGCAATAATGTCGGTGCGGCGGTGATCATTGTTATGGTCGTTGTTCTGGCGATGCTTGGGCTGCGCAATGCGACGCTTGTGGGACTGGCGATCCCGGGGTCGTTCTTTGTTGGCATTACCGCGCTGAACGCGCTTGGCATTACGATGAATATCGTTGTGCTGTTTTCGCTGATATTGGTGGCGGGGATGCTGGTTGACGGGGTGATCGTCACGACCGAATATGCCGACCGCCAAATCGCCATGGGCAAGGATCGGCGCGAGGCCTATAAGATTGGTGCCCAGCGCATGGCATGGCCGATTATTTCGTCAACTATCACCACGTTGATGGTGTTTATGCCGCTGTTATTCTGGCCGGGCATCGTTGGGCAATTTATGCAATATCTGCCGATGACGGTGATTGCTGTTTTGACCGCGTCACTGATGATGGCATTGATTTTCATTCCGGTGCTTGGCGGGTTCATTGGCAAAAGGCGGGTTGATACCGCAACAATTTCGGCAACGGCGCCGCGTTTTTATCGCTCGATTCTGAAATTTGCGGTGCGCCGACCATTCATTGTGATGACCAGTGTTATCACCTTTATGGTGGTGTCATTTACCGGATATGTTTCCGCCGGTCTTGGTGTTTCCTTTTTCCCCGATATCGAACCAGATCAGGCGCAGGTTCAGGTGCTGGCGCGCGGCGATCTGTCGGCCAAGGAACGTGATCTTCTGGTCAAAGCTACCGAAGACAGCATTTTAACCCAGCCGGGGATTCGCGATTTCTACGGCAAATCTTTTCGTTCAGGTGGGGCGGGAAATCAGGCCCCGCGCGATTCTGTTGGTACCATCCGCACTGTCTTTGCCGATTGGCAGGAACGCGATAAGGCGTCAGTCTTGATTGACGGAATGCGGGCCCGTGTTGCGCCGCTTGCCGGGGCTGAATTCAGCATCCAGAAACAGCAGCAAGGCCCGGGATCAGCGCAGCCCATCCGCATTGATATTGTCGGAAACTCGCTTGCCGAGATCGGCGCGGCAACGAATGATATCATTGACCGGATGAATAAAATTGGCGGTTTTGTTGATGTGACTGACAGCCGCCCCTTGCCGGGTACCGAATGGTCGCTTGTAACCGACCGCGATGCGGCCAGCCGTCATGGTGTGTCGATCTCGGGTCTTGGCATGATGATCAAGATGCTGACCCGCGGTATGCGCATTTCTGATTACCGGCCAGATGATTCCGAAGATGAACTGGATGTGGTGATGCGCTTTATGGGTGATCAGCGCAATCTTGACCGGCTAAAGGAATTACGCGTTCCAACGGTTGACGGCTCATATGTGCCCTTGTCAGTTTTCGCCAGTCTTGAGCCACGGGTTAAAGGCGGTGATATCGAGCGCAAGGACGGCCAGCGCTATATGTATATTAATGCCAGTGTCGAAAGCGGATTGCTGCCGGTTGATCTGATCAATAAGCTGCGCCAGTCACTGGCCGAAACCCCGGTAAAGGGTGCGGTTGATGTGCAATTTGGCGGTGAGGACGAGGATATTGCCGAAACCCAGAGCTTTCTTGGTACGGCATTTGGCATTTCGATGCTGCTGATGGTGATCGTGTTAATGGTCCAGTTCAATTCTGGCTGGCAGGCGATTGTAACGATGTCGGCCATTATCCTGTCGACTGGTGGTGTGTTTTTGGGACTGTGGGTCACCAGCCGTCCGTTTGGCATTGTTATGTCGGGGCTAGGCGTGATCGCGCTTGCCGGTATTGTGGTGAATAATAATATCGTGCTGATCGACACGTTTAACGAATATCGAAGCCGCGGCTATAGCGCGAC
- a CDS encoding response regulator, translating to MLAKVLIADDEINQLELLSFNLKKAGFEVVSASDGQQAMAAIEDRRPDIAVLDWMMPHLSGIELCRLLRSRNETRYLPVIILSARGEEGDRTLGLDTGADDYMTKPFSPRELVSRVKALLRRSKPASMSDVLEFEDLRLFPSRVEVYRGNVLVPLGPKEFHLLSILIERPGQVFSRAQLLDLVWGHGVYVEERTVDVHLSRLRKALDHTGDGSLPNLIRTVRGSGYSLRAGLH from the coding sequence ATGCTGGCTAAAGTATTAATCGCTGACGATGAAATAAATCAATTAGAACTGCTCTCTTTTAATTTGAAGAAGGCAGGCTTTGAGGTGGTTTCTGCCTCAGATGGTCAGCAAGCAATGGCGGCGATTGAAGATAGGCGGCCTGATATAGCGGTGTTAGATTGGATGATGCCCCACCTTTCTGGTATTGAATTATGCAGGCTCTTGCGATCACGTAACGAGACAAGATATCTGCCTGTAATAATCCTTAGTGCCCGCGGAGAAGAGGGCGACCGAACCTTGGGGTTAGATACTGGCGCTGATGACTACATGACGAAGCCCTTTTCACCCCGAGAGTTGGTTTCAAGAGTTAAAGCGTTGTTGCGCAGGTCTAAGCCTGCATCGATGAGTGATGTCCTGGAATTTGAAGATTTGCGGTTGTTCCCGAGCCGCGTGGAGGTTTACCGTGGGAATGTGTTGGTTCCGTTAGGGCCTAAGGAATTTCACCTTTTATCGATTCTTATTGAACGACCAGGCCAGGTGTTTAGTCGCGCTCAACTCCTTGATCTTGTTTGGGGGCATGGTGTTTATGTGGAGGAGCGCACGGTTGACGTGCATCTAAGCCGTCTTCGAAAAGCACTTGATCATACTGGCGACGGTTCATTGCCAAATTTAATTCGAACGGTGCGTGGTAGTGGCTATTCCCTTCGAGCTGGTCTCCATTAA
- a CDS encoding YaiI/YqxD family protein, protein MSIIYIDADACPVKTEAEEIATRHQIRLVLVSNGGIRPSPNPLVTLVIVPDGPDMADKHIADQAVPGDIVITGDIPLAAKVIANGAAAMRHNGDVFTAANIGGQLATRDLMADIRAADPFLVQSGRKGANAAFSAKDRSRFRNALEAEIRKGQLLSGRLG, encoded by the coding sequence ATGTCGATAATCTATATTGATGCCGATGCTTGTCCGGTCAAAACTGAAGCTGAAGAGATCGCGACCCGCCATCAGATCCGTCTTGTGCTGGTCTCGAACGGCGGTATCCGCCCGTCGCCAAATCCGCTGGTGACACTGGTGATTGTTCCTGACGGCCCTGACATGGCCGATAAACATATCGCTGATCAGGCGGTGCCAGGCGATATTGTGATCACCGGCGATATTCCGCTGGCGGCGAAGGTGATCGCAAATGGGGCAGCGGCGATGCGGCATAATGGCGATGTTTTTACCGCAGCAAATATTGGCGGCCAATTGGCAACCCGCGATTTAATGGCTGATATCCGCGCCGCTGATCCGTTTCTGGTGCAATCGGGCCGGAAAGGCGCAAATGCCGCATTTTCGGCAAAGGATCGTTCACGGTTCCGCAATGCGCTTGAGGCGGAAATACGCAAAGGTCAATTGCTATCTGGGCGGCTGGGGTGA
- a CDS encoding aquaporin, with translation MTRDHLFRRLFAEWFGTLALVATVVGSGIMAETLANNNLALALLGNTIATGAILVVLITMLGPVSGAHFNPAVSAAFLLRGDLSARLAAFYIICQIAGGICGTLLAHWMFAAPLLQDATHLRSGLTQYGSEWVATFGLLMVIFGGVRYRADAVAWMVGLYITAAYWFTASTSFANPAVTIARSLTDSFSGIHMGDMPFFILAQMLAVWPACRLAGWLFAADNRIGGADDPDKAGGSEK, from the coding sequence ATGACGCGGGATCATCTTTTCCGCCGCCTTTTTGCCGAGTGGTTTGGCACGTTGGCACTGGTCGCAACGGTGGTTGGCTCGGGCATCATGGCCGAAACATTGGCGAATAATAATCTGGCGCTGGCGTTGCTTGGCAATACCATTGCAACGGGTGCCATTCTTGTTGTTTTAATCACCATGCTTGGGCCGGTGTCTGGTGCACATTTCAACCCTGCGGTCAGCGCGGCCTTTCTGCTGCGTGGCGATTTATCGGCCAGACTGGCGGCATTTTATATCATTTGTCAGATTGCTGGCGGTATCTGCGGAACGTTATTGGCGCATTGGATGTTTGCGGCGCCATTACTGCAAGACGCAACGCATCTGCGATCTGGCCTAACCCAATACGGATCTGAATGGGTGGCGACCTTTGGCTTGCTAATGGTGATTTTTGGCGGTGTCAGATATCGCGCCGACGCAGTGGCTTGGATGGTCGGGCTTTATATAACCGCGGCCTATTGGTTTACCGCATCAACCAGCTTTGCCAATCCGGCGGTTACGATTGCGCGATCATTGACCGACAGTTTCTCCGGCATCCATATGGGTGATATGCCGTTTTTCATCCTCGCACAGATGCTTGCGGTCTGGCCAGCGTGCCGGCTTGCGGGGTGGTTATTTGCGGCTGATAACCGGATTGGCGGTGCTGACGACCCTGACAAGGCAGGCGGTTCTGAAAAATAA
- a CDS encoding orotate phosphoribosyltransferase: MAGDNFKHVYDKAAMARSVARMLLEIDAVLFRADEPFKLTSGMMSPVYIDCRKIISFPRMRAAIMDYGASVILNDIGHESLDALAGGETAGIPFAAWLAERTHLPMQYVRKKPKGFGRDARIEGDISEGQRILLVEDLTTDGGSKLNFVEALRTAGAEVAHTFVIFYYDIFKDTPARLAEDGISLHYLATWWDVLAECKDAQRFDPKTLAAVEDFLNNPREWSKAHGGV; encoded by the coding sequence ATGGCGGGTGATAATTTCAAGCATGTTTATGATAAGGCTGCGATGGCCCGGTCGGTTGCGCGGATGCTTCTTGAAATTGATGCGGTTCTGTTTCGTGCTGACGAGCCGTTTAAACTGACCTCGGGCATGATGAGCCCTGTTTATATCGACTGCCGCAAGATTATTTCATTTCCACGGATGCGTGCTGCCATTATGGATTACGGCGCATCGGTGATTTTAAACGATATCGGCCATGAGTCGCTTGATGCGCTTGCTGGCGGCGAGACCGCAGGGATACCGTTTGCCGCATGGCTTGCTGAGCGCACCCATCTGCCAATGCAATATGTCCGCAAAAAACCCAAAGGCTTTGGTCGCGATGCCCGCATTGAGGGCGATATCAGCGAAGGCCAGCGTATTCTGCTGGTTGAAGATCTGACCACCGATGGGGGCAGCAAGTTGAATTTTGTCGAGGCATTGCGCACCGCCGGTGCCGAGGTAGCGCATACATTCGTGATCTTCTATTATGATATCTTTAAAGATACGCCCGCCCGTCTCGCCGAAGATGGCATCAGCCTTCATTATCTGGCGACATGGTGGGATGTTCTTGCCGAATGCAAGGACGCGCAACGCTTTGATCCGAAAACATTAGCCGCTGTCGAAGATTTTCTGAATAATCCGCGTGAGTGGTCCAAGGCGCATGGCGGCGTCTAG